A single region of the Hoeflea prorocentri genome encodes:
- a CDS encoding sensor histidine kinase has protein sequence MSSQRPKSLPAHPYVLGLWAVIAAVISFILAFEQLPLPDQVAPLKSMQFRQGADAVAGEVSLPDNWRSFSGRVEERGTYEAMFDFAADNGRWAVYIPNYSGRIEVNVNGIELSPGGFLSGNLIADQSVPFLAPVAGSALQASGNTLQITMVPGGKLIGFLSDVYVGPEALLRDSFEWHYLRAVRLPELIVFWQMLLALLLLVMWYSRRNDRAALFASLVLAFSSLHGIPVYLPSSVALSQTVALLGYVVNFWLSVIGLMFAFSLTDRKLPVKARYFFLLPALATVAYLTLPDGIFRYFDTVVVVPFSLMMTCWVVYVFVHSALWERRWESIMMLISVLGACTLVVHDTLIIANVTPDSNFLHFRIVYILLLPALSYIFFQRLIQSMKHVDDLVGTLEERIETKESQLRETFAQRQVLEGRQALNEERRRIMRDVHDGLGGQLMSIIAMSRLGKADPVEIETSAQAALEELRMLIGSLDVENDISGMLGTFRERAEQQLALHDISLEWQMIDIPEIEGLNPSRALNILRILQEATTNAAKHSGGDRVWIRFSLPPEPPGTLRIDIEDNGRGMANASTNGHGLKNMRSRARELGGDIHIASSEGGTKVTFSMPLTLEAGSEGQEKTITGHPPTRA, from the coding sequence ATGAGCTCACAGCGCCCCAAATCACTGCCGGCCCATCCCTACGTCCTCGGACTATGGGCTGTCATTGCCGCGGTTATTTCCTTCATCCTGGCCTTTGAGCAACTGCCTTTGCCCGACCAGGTTGCGCCTCTGAAATCCATGCAGTTTCGCCAGGGTGCAGACGCCGTCGCCGGCGAGGTAAGTCTTCCCGACAATTGGAGGTCGTTTTCCGGACGGGTGGAAGAAAGGGGCACCTATGAGGCGATGTTTGACTTTGCCGCCGACAATGGACGCTGGGCGGTCTATATCCCGAATTACTCCGGCCGGATCGAGGTAAACGTCAACGGTATCGAGTTGTCACCGGGCGGCTTCCTGAGCGGCAATCTGATCGCTGACCAGAGTGTTCCCTTTCTTGCGCCCGTAGCCGGCTCTGCTTTGCAGGCGAGCGGGAACACGTTGCAAATCACCATGGTTCCTGGCGGCAAGCTCATCGGTTTCCTCAGCGATGTCTATGTCGGCCCCGAGGCATTGCTGCGCGACAGTTTTGAGTGGCATTATCTGCGGGCGGTCCGCCTGCCGGAGCTTATCGTCTTCTGGCAGATGTTGCTGGCGCTTCTCCTGCTTGTCATGTGGTACAGCCGCCGAAATGACCGGGCTGCGCTGTTTGCGTCTCTGGTCCTTGCCTTCAGCAGCTTGCACGGAATACCGGTCTATTTGCCGAGTTCCGTTGCCCTGTCGCAGACGGTCGCGTTGCTTGGCTATGTCGTGAATTTCTGGCTGTCCGTCATTGGTCTGATGTTTGCCTTCAGTCTGACCGACCGGAAATTACCGGTGAAGGCAAGATATTTCTTCCTCTTGCCCGCGCTTGCGACAGTCGCCTATCTGACCCTGCCAGACGGGATCTTCCGTTATTTCGATACCGTCGTCGTTGTGCCGTTCAGCCTGATGATGACCTGTTGGGTTGTCTATGTGTTCGTACATTCGGCGCTTTGGGAGCGGCGGTGGGAAAGCATTATGATGCTGATCTCGGTTCTCGGGGCCTGCACCCTTGTTGTCCACGATACGCTGATCATCGCCAATGTGACACCCGACAGCAATTTCCTGCATTTTCGCATCGTCTACATCCTGCTCCTGCCGGCGCTCAGCTACATCTTCTTCCAGCGGCTCATCCAGTCGATGAAGCATGTCGACGACCTCGTCGGTACACTTGAAGAGCGCATCGAGACCAAGGAAAGCCAGCTTCGGGAAACCTTCGCTCAGCGCCAGGTTCTTGAGGGGCGCCAGGCGCTCAACGAGGAACGCCGCCGGATCATGCGCGACGTGCATGATGGTCTCGGCGGACAGTTGATGTCGATCATCGCCATGAGCCGGCTGGGCAAGGCTGATCCGGTCGAGATCGAGACCTCCGCTCAGGCCGCGCTTGAGGAACTGCGCATGCTGATCGGTTCGTTGGATGTCGAAAACGACATATCCGGAATGCTCGGAACGTTCCGCGAGCGCGCCGAACAGCAGCTGGCGCTCCACGATATCAGCCTGGAGTGGCAGATGATCGACATTCCGGAGATCGAGGGACTCAACCCGTCCCGTGCGCTCAACATATTGCGCATCCTGCAGGAGGCAACGACCAACGCCGCCAAGCACTCCGGCGGCGACCGGGTGTGGATCCGGTTCTCGCTGCCGCCCGAACCGCCCGGGACACTGAGAATAGATATTGAAGACAACGGTCGCGGAATGGCCAACGCATCGACCAACGGCCACGGGCTCAAGAACATGCGAAGCCGTGCGCGCGAGTTGGGAGGCGACATACACATCGCATCCTCGGAAGGGGGTACAAAGGTCACTTTTTCAATGCCGCTCACCCTTGAGGCAGGCAGTGAGGGGCAAGAAAAAACCATCACCGGACACCCGCCCACCAGGGCGTGA
- a CDS encoding DM13 domain-containing protein, with protein sequence MRRLILLLISHGAVLAIGFALGIYLLPIITAPPSPDAAVLEERAQAAQFSAEFTRDLRGSDFLHWGEGKISLTPDQIVHEGRLAPGPDYKVYLVDRFVEHEDEFLPVKAASPLIGDVKSFEGFLINIPEDIDITQYTTVLTWCETFGEFITAAKYR encoded by the coding sequence ATGCGACGTTTGATCCTGTTGCTCATCTCACATGGCGCGGTGCTGGCGATCGGCTTTGCGCTCGGCATCTACCTTCTGCCGATCATTACGGCGCCGCCATCGCCCGATGCCGCCGTGCTTGAGGAACGGGCGCAGGCCGCGCAGTTCTCGGCGGAATTCACACGCGATCTGCGGGGCAGCGATTTCCTCCATTGGGGCGAAGGAAAAATCAGCCTGACACCTGACCAGATCGTTCATGAAGGCCGGCTGGCGCCTGGGCCTGATTACAAGGTCTACCTTGTCGACCGCTTCGTGGAACATGAGGATGAGTTCCTCCCGGTCAAAGCTGCATCTCCGCTGATCGGTGACGTTAAGAGCTTTGAGGGCTTCCTTATCAACATCCCGGAAGATATTGATATCACTCAATATACAACTGTTCTTACTTGGTGTGAAACCTTTGGTGAATTCATCACAGCGGCGAAATACCGCTAG
- a CDS encoding plasma-membrane proton-efflux P-type ATPase, with amino-acid sequence MNTSATAGTEDKKAADLETMPVEAVLKKLGSDADKGLTAGEAQKRLVQDGPNALPEKHVSLASKILKYFTGPIAFMIEAAALVSAFLGRWDDFIIIAGLLIFNASLELWQDMKASNALAALKKSLAPHATALRDGAFATIDAATLVRGDMVRIRLGEIVPADLRLVAGDFASIDQAALTGESLPVAKKPGDEAYSGSVVKQGEMTGVVIATGPNTFFGRTATLVAGAGAVSHAQRAMFQIGNFLIAVAVVLALVMVAVQVWRDIVVADNWGVADALDILQFVLILLVASIPVAMPAVFSITMALGALALSKEKAIVSRLASIEEMAGVDILCSDKTGTLTKNQLSIGDPVLLDATDPQDVVLAAAIASERENSDVIDSAVLAALKNPITRDAYHVTNFTPFDPVSKRTIAEASDEKGKKITVAKGAPQAIVDLSKPSAEVAKKVEETVADLGSRGYRALGVARSEDGGKSWSLLGILPMFDPPRDDSEATIEKVRAKGVTVKMVTGDDTAIARETARQLGLGVNIIPAADVFPKDMDPDQVPEKIADSIETADGFARVFPEHKYAIVKALQQRGHLVAMTGDGVNDAPALKQADCGTAVSGATDAARGAAALILTAPGLSVIDNAIDEARRIFGRITSYTIYRVALTMDIMFLVVLSTIFLGFQPLTAIMIVIMSLLDDVPIMTIAYDNTAVSQKPIRWRMPRLLSVSAVLGFASIVQSFGLLLIGFAVMKHPGLQSYFGLTDEAHLQTVMFLQLVAGGHLLLLVTRTHRWFFEPPFPARPLFLAIIGTQFLAVLMCGFGWIVPQISWVAIFWIWVYLLVWLVILGVVRVAMERVIDNRLSHRERLAEIVNAPLHHHRNLHR; translated from the coding sequence ATGAACACCTCAGCCACAGCCGGAACCGAAGACAAGAAGGCCGCCGATCTGGAGACCATGCCGGTCGAGGCGGTGCTCAAAAAGCTTGGCTCCGATGCCGATAAGGGCCTGACGGCGGGCGAAGCGCAAAAGCGGCTCGTGCAAGACGGGCCGAATGCCCTGCCTGAAAAACATGTGAGTCTCGCGTCGAAAATCCTGAAATATTTCACCGGCCCGATCGCCTTCATGATCGAGGCTGCGGCGCTGGTTTCGGCCTTCCTCGGCCGCTGGGACGATTTCATCATCATTGCCGGCCTGCTGATCTTCAATGCAAGCCTTGAGCTCTGGCAGGACATGAAGGCCTCCAATGCCCTGGCGGCGCTGAAGAAAAGCCTCGCGCCGCATGCCACCGCCCTGCGCGACGGAGCCTTTGCCACAATCGATGCGGCGACGTTGGTGCGCGGCGATATGGTCAGGATCCGTCTCGGCGAGATCGTGCCGGCGGATCTGCGGCTCGTCGCCGGAGATTTTGCGTCCATCGATCAGGCGGCGCTGACGGGTGAATCGCTGCCCGTTGCCAAGAAACCCGGCGACGAGGCCTATTCCGGCTCGGTCGTCAAACAGGGCGAGATGACCGGTGTCGTCATCGCCACCGGCCCGAATACCTTCTTTGGCCGCACGGCGACGCTGGTCGCCGGGGCAGGAGCCGTCAGCCACGCCCAGCGGGCGATGTTCCAGATCGGCAATTTCCTGATTGCCGTCGCCGTGGTCCTGGCGCTTGTTATGGTGGCGGTGCAGGTCTGGCGCGATATCGTTGTCGCCGACAATTGGGGCGTCGCCGATGCGCTGGATATTCTGCAATTCGTGCTGATCCTGCTGGTTGCCTCCATCCCAGTCGCCATGCCCGCGGTCTTTTCTATCACCATGGCGCTCGGCGCGCTGGCGCTGTCGAAGGAAAAGGCCATCGTCTCGCGCCTGGCCTCGATCGAGGAGATGGCCGGCGTCGATATCCTCTGCTCCGATAAAACAGGCACGCTGACCAAGAACCAGCTCTCCATCGGCGATCCGGTGCTGCTCGATGCCACCGACCCGCAGGATGTGGTGCTGGCCGCAGCGATTGCCTCGGAGCGCGAAAACAGTGACGTGATCGACAGCGCGGTGCTCGCCGCGCTGAAAAACCCGATAACGCGCGATGCCTATCACGTGACGAATTTCACGCCCTTCGACCCGGTCTCCAAGCGCACCATCGCGGAAGCCTCTGACGAAAAGGGTAAGAAGATCACCGTCGCCAAGGGCGCGCCGCAGGCGATTGTCGATCTCTCAAAACCTTCCGCCGAGGTGGCCAAAAAGGTCGAGGAGACCGTTGCCGATCTCGGCTCGCGCGGCTATCGCGCCCTCGGCGTTGCCCGGTCGGAAGATGGCGGCAAGAGCTGGAGCCTTCTTGGTATCCTGCCGATGTTCGATCCGCCGCGTGACGACAGCGAAGCAACGATCGAGAAGGTCCGCGCCAAGGGCGTGACGGTCAAGATGGTGACGGGCGACGATACGGCGATTGCCCGCGAGACGGCCCGCCAGCTCGGCCTCGGCGTCAATATCATTCCCGCCGCCGATGTCTTTCCGAAAGATATGGACCCCGACCAGGTACCGGAGAAAATCGCCGATTCCATCGAAACGGCGGACGGTTTCGCCCGGGTCTTCCCCGAGCACAAATACGCCATCGTCAAGGCGCTGCAACAGCGCGGCCATCTTGTTGCGATGACTGGCGACGGGGTCAACGACGCCCCGGCGCTCAAACAGGCCGATTGCGGCACCGCCGTCTCCGGCGCGACGGATGCGGCGCGCGGCGCGGCGGCGCTGATCCTGACGGCGCCCGGCCTTTCCGTCATCGACAATGCCATTGACGAGGCACGGCGCATCTTCGGCCGCATCACCTCCTATACGATCTACCGCGTGGCGCTGACCATGGACATCATGTTCCTGGTGGTGCTGTCGACGATCTTCCTCGGCTTCCAGCCGCTGACGGCGATTATGATCGTCATCATGTCGCTGCTCGACGACGTGCCGATTATGACGATTGCCTATGACAACACGGCCGTGTCGCAAAAGCCGATCCGATGGCGCATGCCCCGGTTGCTCTCGGTCTCGGCGGTGCTCGGCTTTGCTTCTATCGTGCAGTCCTTCGGTCTGCTGCTGATCGGCTTTGCCGTGATGAAACATCCCGGCCTGCAGAGCTATTTCGGCCTCACCGACGAGGCGCATCTGCAAACGGTGATGTTCCTGCAGTTGGTCGCCGGCGGGCATCTGCTGCTGCTCGTCACGCGCACCCATCGCTGGTTCTTCGAGCCGCCTTTCCCCGCGCGCCCGCTCTTCCTGGCGATCATCGGCACGCAGTTTCTGGCCGTCCTCATGTGCGGCTTCGGCTGGATCGTTCCGCAGATTTCGTGGGTCGCGATTTTCTGGATCTGGGTCTATCTGCTGGTCTGGCTGGTGATCCTCGGCGTGGTGCGGGTCGCCATGGAGCGGGTCATCGACAATCGCCTCTCGCACCGCGAGCGGCTTGCCGAGATCGTCAATGCGCCGCTCCACCATCACCGGAACCTGCACCGCTGA
- a CDS encoding CaiB/BaiF CoA transferase family protein, with the protein MPGPLDGFKVIDLTSMVSGPLATRTLADQGADVIKVEAPSGDHARRVATRRGGFSASFVNNNRNKRSIVLNLKTPDGLAALKRLAADADVIVQNFRPGVAERIGVGEAAIREICPQIIYVSIAGFGFEGPYAAKPVFDPLIQAVSGLTTVQAGSDEARPRLVRTILPDKLTGIQTAQAITAALLSRSRTGKGQHVRLSMLDTVVAFLWASDMGRHTFVGEEGESETAQSFIDLIYETTDGYISVAVMQDKEWQAFAHAAERPDILEDERFKTAEGRETHKDERLNLIQSILKERTGAEWLERLEAADVPCAPVLTRSDVLRHPQVAANRLVVELDHPQAGRLRQARSPAWFSETDPKNRMGAPVLGGQTREILTEHGFDDAEIEALEKNGAAVQATGEG; encoded by the coding sequence ATGCCCGGACCGCTCGACGGCTTTAAAGTGATTGATCTGACCTCGATGGTGTCGGGTCCATTGGCAACGCGCACGCTGGCCGATCAGGGCGCCGACGTCATCAAGGTGGAGGCACCGTCAGGCGATCATGCGCGGCGCGTGGCGACACGGCGCGGCGGGTTTTCCGCCTCCTTCGTCAACAACAACCGCAACAAGCGGTCGATTGTGCTGAACCTCAAAACGCCTGACGGGCTCGCCGCGCTGAAGCGGCTTGCCGCCGATGCGGATGTCATTGTGCAGAATTTCCGGCCGGGCGTTGCCGAGCGAATCGGGGTTGGCGAGGCAGCGATCCGGGAGATTTGTCCGCAGATCATCTATGTCTCGATTGCCGGGTTCGGCTTTGAAGGCCCCTATGCGGCAAAACCCGTTTTCGACCCGCTGATCCAAGCGGTCTCGGGCCTGACCACCGTGCAGGCCGGATCGGACGAAGCCAGGCCGAGACTTGTGAGGACCATTCTTCCCGACAAGCTCACAGGCATCCAGACGGCACAGGCGATCACCGCTGCGCTGCTGTCACGCAGCCGCACCGGCAAGGGTCAGCATGTGCGTCTTTCCATGCTCGACACGGTCGTTGCTTTCCTCTGGGCCTCGGATATGGGGCGTCATACCTTTGTTGGCGAAGAAGGCGAGAGCGAAACGGCGCAGTCCTTCATCGATCTCATCTATGAGACGACCGACGGCTATATCAGCGTGGCGGTGATGCAGGACAAGGAATGGCAGGCCTTTGCCCATGCGGCCGAGCGGCCCGACATCCTGGAAGACGAGCGTTTTAAAACCGCCGAGGGCCGCGAGACCCACAAGGACGAACGGCTGAACCTCATCCAGTCGATCCTGAAAGAGCGCACCGGCGCCGAGTGGCTTGAAAGGCTGGAGGCAGCGGATGTCCCTTGCGCGCCGGTGCTGACGCGCAGCGACGTGCTGCGCCATCCGCAGGTGGCAGCCAACCGGCTCGTCGTCGAACTCGACCACCCACAGGCCGGGAGGCTTCGCCAGGCCCGCAGCCCGGCATGGTTCTCCGAAACCGACCCGAAAAACCGCATGGGCGCTCCGGTCCTCGGCGGGCAGACCCGGGAGATTCTCACCGAACACGGATTCGACGACGCCGAGATCGAAGCGCTGGAGAAGAACGGCGCCGCAGTGCAGGCGACGGGTGAAGGCTGA
- a CDS encoding efflux RND transporter permease subunit — MRSRFSSTLGAVWLARHRPASIGLLCLIVLVVAFALPSLRFDNDIERGLSSGGPNLAAFRQLAESFETRTRPIAILVEAEGTFTGDEFALLQDFSLDLALLEPVVQVISPFDLRYPPTHPDTPDGRVLDPALPAASLYSALDSFERDNPNISSMIAPDRASLLLSVLPTAGLSDAAVNELLGDIRSLSDQYSQNDLRVYVTGEDAIALSIVNALIDDVAILNVVGALIAFILALVLFRDIRWAIVVFVPAVLAALFCLALFPLLGFPMTVLSVILPVLVLVLALADACHLVFFVREHAHDGAERAARAVAPANALTSITTAAGFAAIAVTDFEQFTELAVVGAASVLSAYWIVTAGVAALTPIAAGRQRASSAFGLGIPATLIGWPIKWPGRVLAVAGLLALIGLATASQTTPWFPLYQYLPEGNDTRYAHRTIEKSFGGYLPLWFEMDANEDADETYRRVRAVTDAVSAAAPDMPIVSAATLARWAGQETAGPDERLIKNVPSAILSQLQNADGSVARIAVLVPEPMHDTRTMRRHDRIVDAAMQSGAERAIGLPVLLREDALQLVLQLGYGLAIACLLATGLVAGAFRSARLFPLLFVPNFLPLIAATAALPLINAGQISPAAMLALTVAFCVAVDDSIHFLNRYRLEREGNAGVEAALETAISTTGRVMLVTTVLISAGIASTFSSDFQTVRLFGTLVVIIFITALIADLLVLPAMIRLRWWS, encoded by the coding sequence ATGCGAAGCCGCTTTTCCAGTACCTTGGGGGCCGTCTGGCTGGCGCGGCACCGGCCGGCTTCGATCGGGCTTTTGTGTCTCATTGTTCTAGTCGTTGCATTTGCCCTTCCTTCACTGCGTTTCGACAACGATATTGAACGGGGGCTTTCATCGGGCGGCCCCAACCTGGCAGCGTTTCGTCAGCTTGCAGAGAGCTTCGAGACACGCACACGGCCCATCGCCATTCTTGTCGAAGCGGAGGGCACGTTCACCGGGGACGAGTTTGCTCTTTTACAGGATTTTTCTCTTGACCTTGCTTTGCTTGAGCCGGTTGTTCAGGTCATCTCGCCTTTCGATCTGAGGTACCCGCCCACACACCCCGACACGCCGGACGGGCGCGTTCTGGATCCGGCGCTACCCGCCGCATCGCTCTATTCGGCCCTTGACAGTTTCGAGCGCGACAATCCGAATATATCCAGCATGATCGCGCCGGACCGCGCGTCCTTGCTTCTATCGGTTCTGCCGACCGCCGGGCTGAGCGATGCCGCCGTCAATGAACTGCTCGGCGATATCCGGTCTTTGTCAGACCAATATTCGCAAAATGATCTTCGGGTATATGTGACCGGCGAGGACGCCATCGCCCTGTCGATCGTCAATGCGCTGATCGACGATGTTGCAATCCTGAATGTCGTGGGCGCCCTTATTGCTTTCATCCTGGCATTGGTTCTGTTCCGGGATATCCGGTGGGCGATCGTGGTCTTTGTCCCAGCGGTTTTGGCCGCGCTCTTCTGTCTTGCCCTGTTTCCGCTCCTCGGCTTTCCCATGACCGTACTGAGCGTCATCCTGCCAGTGCTTGTCCTGGTGCTTGCCCTGGCCGATGCATGCCATTTGGTGTTCTTCGTCCGCGAACATGCGCACGACGGAGCCGAACGCGCTGCAAGAGCCGTGGCGCCCGCCAATGCCTTGACCTCCATCACCACCGCGGCGGGTTTTGCGGCGATTGCCGTTACCGATTTCGAGCAGTTCACCGAATTGGCCGTGGTCGGTGCAGCGTCGGTCCTTTCGGCCTACTGGATCGTGACCGCGGGTGTTGCGGCATTGACACCCATTGCCGCCGGCAGACAGCGGGCTTCGTCCGCATTCGGGCTCGGCATTCCCGCAACGCTTATAGGGTGGCCGATCAAGTGGCCGGGGCGCGTTCTGGCAGTGGCCGGGTTGCTTGCCCTCATCGGCCTTGCGACGGCAAGTCAGACCACGCCATGGTTCCCTCTCTACCAGTATCTTCCAGAAGGCAATGATACGCGCTACGCGCACCGGACCATAGAAAAGAGTTTCGGCGGCTATCTTCCCCTGTGGTTCGAGATGGACGCGAATGAGGATGCGGACGAGACGTACCGGCGTGTGCGGGCCGTGACGGATGCGGTCAGCGCCGCCGCTCCCGATATGCCAATTGTCTCCGCGGCAACGCTGGCCCGTTGGGCCGGCCAGGAAACGGCAGGCCCCGACGAGCGCCTGATCAAGAATGTGCCGAGCGCGATTCTTTCGCAACTGCAGAACGCCGATGGGAGCGTGGCGCGGATCGCTGTTCTGGTACCGGAGCCGATGCACGATACCCGGACCATGCGCAGGCATGACCGCATCGTCGATGCCGCGATGCAAAGCGGCGCCGAGCGGGCCATCGGCCTTCCGGTTCTCCTGCGCGAGGATGCGTTGCAACTGGTCCTGCAGCTTGGATACGGACTTGCCATCGCCTGCCTGCTGGCAACGGGCCTGGTGGCGGGCGCCTTTCGCAGCGCCCGTCTCTTTCCATTGTTGTTCGTGCCGAACTTTCTCCCGCTCATCGCCGCGACCGCGGCGCTACCGCTCATCAATGCAGGTCAGATAAGCCCGGCGGCGATGCTTGCTCTTACCGTCGCATTCTGTGTCGCGGTCGATGATTCCATTCACTTCCTCAATCGCTACCGACTGGAGCGCGAGGGGAACGCCGGTGTCGAGGCCGCCCTCGAAACGGCGATCTCGACAACCGGCCGGGTGATGCTGGTGACAACGGTCCTGATCTCGGCGGGTATCGCATCGACATTCTCGAGCGATTTTCAAACCGTGCGGCTTTTTGGAACGCTCGTCGTCATCATTTTCATCACCGCCTTGATCGCGGATCTTCTTGTTCTGCCAGCCATGATCCGCCTAAGGTGGTGGTCATGA
- a CDS encoding RidA family protein encodes MKRYGPKTVRQVPPEFQNIYAHGVGISSPQQLLFLSGQIGIAPDGTTPSSFEDQCRQAMDNVEALLEDADMTLAHILRVTYYLTDAKDLPALTQIRRERWRAEQAPAVTTLVVAALANPDLRVEIEVTAAI; translated from the coding sequence ATGAAAAGATACGGACCGAAGACAGTGAGGCAGGTTCCGCCGGAGTTTCAGAATATCTATGCCCATGGGGTCGGGATATCGAGCCCGCAGCAGTTGCTGTTTCTCTCCGGCCAGATCGGTATCGCGCCCGACGGTACAACACCGTCGTCTTTCGAAGATCAATGCCGCCAGGCCATGGACAATGTTGAAGCGCTGCTGGAAGACGCGGACATGACCCTGGCTCACATTTTGCGCGTGACATACTATCTGACCGATGCGAAAGATCTGCCGGCACTGACACAAATCCGGCGGGAGCGCTGGCGTGCCGAACAAGCGCCGGCAGTGACCACACTTGTCGTTGCCGCCCTTGCCAATCCCGACCTTCGTGTTGAAATCGAGGTGACGGCGGCAATCTAG
- a CDS encoding response regulator, with protein sequence MPGNNVKIILVEDDPAMRQSLIDAITSESDFEIVAACSSFAEGERTIRAGAADVLVTDLKLPDGHGFDLIRLARKQHPDMEIMVISVLGDEQSVVTAIASGASGFLLKDSRPLDIVHSVRQLVSGSSPISTSVARFIIQVVQKSQHESNAEELLTEREMDILWGIAKGYTYKDVAEKLGISGNTVPTHIKNIYRKLEVNSRGEAVFEAIQRGLINIS encoded by the coding sequence GTGCCCGGCAATAATGTCAAGATCATCCTGGTCGAAGATGATCCGGCAATGCGCCAATCGCTGATTGATGCGATCACGTCGGAAAGCGATTTTGAGATCGTCGCGGCCTGTTCGTCTTTTGCCGAGGGTGAAAGAACGATCAGGGCAGGCGCTGCCGATGTGCTCGTTACGGATCTGAAATTGCCGGACGGACACGGTTTCGATCTGATCAGGCTTGCCCGCAAACAGCACCCCGACATGGAGATCATGGTCATTTCCGTGCTGGGCGATGAGCAAAGTGTGGTGACCGCGATTGCATCTGGCGCTTCCGGCTTTCTGCTGAAGGATTCAAGGCCGCTTGATATTGTTCATTCCGTTCGTCAACTGGTTTCCGGCAGCTCGCCGATATCGACATCGGTCGCGCGATTTATCATTCAGGTCGTGCAAAAAAGCCAACACGAGAGCAACGCGGAAGAGCTGCTGACCGAACGGGAAATGGACATACTATGGGGCATTGCAAAGGGTTATACCTATAAGGACGTGGCCGAGAAACTTGGCATATCGGGCAACACGGTCCCGACGCATATCAAGAACATCTACAGAAAACTCGAAGTGAACTCTCGGGGCGAAGCCGTTTTCGAGGCAATACAACGTGGTTTGATAAACATCTCTTGA
- a CDS encoding alpha/beta hydrolase: MGKHVVLIHGAFAGPWCMDNYQRFFEERGWTCHVPALRFHDGDPKAEPDPAFADTGIMDYSKDIAAFVKTLDSPPVIIGHAVAAIVAQQVAAQGLARGLVLINPNATWGMLPETDDERAIARAFMEQGPFWKAPVRVEFDLMAPFAWNRLDEKTQRETFEKLGPESGRVMFEMFFWMFDDNRAIAVDFDKVSCPVMVVCGKDDRAVRPAVGRQIAGRYGAKGTYHLAPDHAHFLFMEPGWETVAGSVSDWMEKH, from the coding sequence ATGGGAAAACATGTCGTTTTGATCCACGGTGCCTTTGCCGGACCCTGGTGCATGGACAACTACCAGCGGTTCTTTGAGGAGCGCGGCTGGACCTGTCATGTGCCGGCCCTGCGTTTTCATGACGGCGACCCGAAGGCGGAGCCCGACCCGGCTTTTGCCGACACCGGTATCATGGACTACTCCAAGGATATTGCCGCATTCGTCAAGACACTCGACAGCCCGCCGGTCATCATCGGTCACGCCGTCGCCGCGATCGTCGCCCAACAGGTGGCGGCCCAGGGTCTTGCGCGCGGCCTCGTGCTCATCAATCCCAACGCTACATGGGGTATGCTGCCTGAAACCGACGACGAACGCGCCATTGCCCGTGCCTTCATGGAACAAGGTCCTTTCTGGAAAGCGCCTGTCCGTGTCGAATTTGATCTGATGGCGCCTTTCGCATGGAACAGGCTGGATGAGAAAACCCAGAGGGAGACTTTCGAAAAGCTTGGTCCGGAATCCGGTCGGGTGATGTTCGAAATGTTCTTTTGGATGTTCGACGATAACCGGGCCATCGCGGTCGATTTCGACAAGGTCAGTTGCCCTGTCATGGTCGTATGCGGCAAGGACGACCGGGCCGTGCGCCCCGCCGTCGGCCGGCAGATCGCCGGGAGATATGGCGCGAAAGGCACATATCATCTGGCACCGGACCATGCGCATTTTTTGTTTATGGAGCCAGGCTGGGAGACGGTGGCCGGAAGCGTTTCCGATTGGATGGAGAAACATTGA